One genomic window of Caenorhabditis elegans chromosome I includes the following:
- the K09H9.9 gene encoding uncharacterized protein (Confirmed by transcript evidence) codes for MFAVCFSIFICFFLSSFLFLTLVNECIYYRNLKNQPVEKKKDEELNKNLLEQNKSEAKEKTSKEVEELVLIDEPVADKGDTTIGDSEGTTIRSSASASRIDYSSKKN; via the exons ATGTTTGCAGTctgcttttcaatttttatctgcTTCTTCTTGAGCTCTTTTCTATTCTTAACTCTTGTCAATGAA TGCATTTACtatagaaatttgaagaatcaGCCagtggaaaagaagaaagatgaggaattaaataaaaatctgcTGGAGCAAAACAAGTCAGAAGCCAAGGAAAAGACGAGCAAGGAGGTTGAGGAGCTGGTTTTAATTGATGAGCCTGTCGCCGATAAAGGAG ATACAACAATTGGAGACAGTGAGGGCACTACGATCAGATCTTCTGCATCGGCGTCTCGCATCGATTACTCATCGAAAAAGAATTAG